The DNA segment CGCCCGATGCCCCTGAAACTTCCTCAAACCAAACTGTTTCCGGAGAGTCTCGGCTCTCCAAAAACTTCTGAAGTGCTATATATATTCCTTGTGAACTTATTTAACTTCACCGCAAAGGTGTCATCTGAGGATTTCATCCATAAGTTCCGAAACACCCTCTCCTGTCTTGAGATCCGTCTTAAATACCGGCATTATCGGGTTGTAACGGTGGATATCTTCCTCCATTCTGTTAATCCTGCACCCGACATACTCTGCCAGGTCGATTTTGTTTATAACGGCTATTGTACCGTTCCTAAACATCATCGGGTGCTTGTTCACAACGTCGTCACCTTCGGTTGTAGAAATGACTACAATGCGCTTTTCTGCGCCAAGGGAAAAGTCCGTCGGGCAGACCATATTCCCGACATTCTCTATAAAAAGAACGTCGATATCCTTCAGCGGAAGCGACTCTAATGAATGCTCAACGAGGTGGGCATCAAGATGGCACTCCTTGCCGGTATTTGCATTGACCGCAGGAATTCCTGTTGCAACGATTCTCTGGAAATCGTCATCCCCCCAGACATCGCCTGCAATAGCTCCTGCATGAAGACCCTTTTCTTCAAGAAGAGGAACCAGATTTTCTATCAGGGCAGTCTTTCCCGAGCCCACAGCCCCGAGAAGATCAAATCCCCTGACATTGTTGTCCCTTAACGTGTGGTAGTTTTTGTGCGCCAGTTTATTGTTGGCATCAAAAACATCCTGCTCTATGCTGACATCGATATGGTGCATGAATATATTTATGATCAGTATCTGTTAATAGGTTCACCGGACATACTTAATGTATATGAAGAGCGAGAGAATCCTCTATCCCTGCTATTTTAACGAGAGTCTTTCAAGAGCAGACGGAAGACGGGTCAGTAAGTCCTGCGCGGTAAAAAACCCTACTGCAAAGGCTGTCGCCGTCGCTGCTGAAAAACTCGGACTGAAGGCGTCCGTAGAGCAGAAAAGTCACCCTTCGAGGTGGCTTTTAAAGGAAGGGCGCGTTGTTGTCGGCTGGGAAAAGTCAAAAGAGATTCTTATAAAAAATATTGCAGTAAAGATGAAGCAGTAAAAAGAGGAATAAGGGTAGTTTAAATGTACGATCTTCATACGCATACAACAATGTCTGACGGGGAACTGCTCCCAACAGAGCTTGTGCGAAGAGCAGCAGTCCTCGGATACAGCACAGTCGCAATAACCGACCATGCAGACGCATCAAATATATACGGGCTTATAAAAGCCGTAAATGCAATAAAAAAATCAGCAAACCTGTTCGGCGTAAACCTTCTTGCAGGCGTTGAAATAACCCACGTCCCCCCGGAGGAGATTGGAGAACTTGCAAAAGAGGCAAAGAAAAACGGCGCCGATATCGTTATAGTCCACGGCGAAACTGTGGTCGAACCTGTAGCACCAGGAACAAATCTCGCCGCGTGCACATCCGACTATGTTGATATACTCGCACATCCCGGCCTTATATCTGGCGAAGAGGCAATTGAAGCAAGAAGACACAACGTCGCACTTGAAATAACTTCAAGGGGAGGCCACAACAGGACCAACGGACATGTGCTTAAATCAGCCATGAAGTCAGGGTGCAGGATAGTAGTCAACTCGGATACGCACGGACCGTCCGATTTGCTCACAGGCAACGCGCGTAAGATGGTTGCAATGGGAGCAGGCATGACATCGGATGAGGCAGATAATATTTTATCAGATAATAACCTTGATGAGATAATCGAACTTTAACAGATATATAAGCATTATCAAAATTTTTAAATGCGATGAGGAGCAATATATATAGGTTACGAAGTAGAAATCTTGATTTTTCAAGGAAGGTTGCCTTTTGAAACTTGCCGGTCAAATTCGTTCTGTTATTGGAAAGCATTTTCTCGTCATATATTGTGACGCTGCACAGCTGCCACAGCTCTACGCAGATGTAGTTGACTGTCATCAGAAACCTGTTGGAAAACTCGTGGAAGTATTCGGGAATATCAGAAAGCCCTGCGCAACGGTGTACTGCAAAAATACAACGGAAGACCGCCTGCAGGGAGAGAAACTATATACAAAATAAACCCTTGGTGAACACATCAATGCAGGAAATTGAAAAACTAAAACAATTGCAGAGCCAGAGAGAAGCACTTAAAAAGCGTTCTGGTGAACAGGTCGAAAAGGTTCAGAAGAAACAGGAAGAGTCAACAAAAACTGTCTGTCCTGAGTGCGGGAGCCGTCAGCTTGTACACGACTACGAACGTGCTGAACTTATCTGCCAGAACTGCGGTCTTGTATTAGAAGAA comes from the Methanomicrobium sp. W14 genome and includes:
- the hypB gene encoding hydrogenase nickel incorporation protein HypB — translated: MHHIDVSIEQDVFDANNKLAHKNYHTLRDNNVRGFDLLGAVGSGKTALIENLVPLLEEKGLHAGAIAGDVWGDDDFQRIVATGIPAVNANTGKECHLDAHLVEHSLESLPLKDIDVLFIENVGNMVCPTDFSLGAEKRIVVISTTEGDDVVNKHPMMFRNGTIAVINKIDLAEYVGCRINRMEEDIHRYNPIMPVFKTDLKTGEGVSELMDEILR
- a CDS encoding signal recognition particle subunit SRP19/SEC65 family protein is translated as MKSERILYPCYFNESLSRADGRRVSKSCAVKNPTAKAVAVAAEKLGLKASVEQKSHPSRWLLKEGRVVVGWEKSKEILIKNIAVKMKQ
- a CDS encoding histidinol phosphate phosphatase domain-containing protein gives rise to the protein MYDLHTHTTMSDGELLPTELVRRAAVLGYSTVAITDHADASNIYGLIKAVNAIKKSANLFGVNLLAGVEITHVPPEEIGELAKEAKKNGADIVIVHGETVVEPVAPGTNLAACTSDYVDILAHPGLISGEEAIEARRHNVALEITSRGGHNRTNGHVLKSAMKSGCRIVVNSDTHGPSDLLTGNARKMVAMGAGMTSDEADNILSDNNLDEIIEL
- a CDS encoding H/ACA ribonucleoprotein complex subunit GAR1; the protein is MKLAGQIRSVIGKHFLVIYCDAAQLPQLYADVVDCHQKPVGKLVEVFGNIRKPCATVYCKNTTEDRLQGEKLYTK